A single region of the Triticum dicoccoides isolate Atlit2015 ecotype Zavitan chromosome 2B, WEW_v2.0, whole genome shotgun sequence genome encodes:
- the LOC119367537 gene encoding protein PELPK1-like yields MASRNTALFLVGLLLSCVAMSSGARILEETAPSKGEEHLPELPALPKVELPPFPEVHLPPKRELSKVELPSFPEVELPPKPEMPTIPEFHFPKPEAKP; encoded by the exons ATGGCTTCAAGAAACACTGCCTTATTCCTCGTCGGGCTGCTCCTCTCGTGCGTCGCCATGAGCAGCGGGGCAAGAATCCTGGAGGAGACGGCTCCTTCCAAAGGCGAGGAGCACCTGCCGGAGCTGCCAGCGCTGCCCAAAGTCGAGCTGCCGCCATTCCCGGAGGTGCATCTGCCACCTAAGCGTGAGCTGTCCAAGGTAGAGTTGCCGTCGTTCCCTGAG GTTGAACTGCCACCGAAGCCTGAGATGCCCACCATCCCGGAGTTCCACTTCCCGAAGCCGGAGGCTAAGCCATGA